A part of Armatimonadota bacterium genomic DNA contains:
- a CDS encoding 4Fe-4S dicluster domain-containing protein — MQRELLRALGKPVERRNWVMVVDTRRCIGCDACTVACMAENGLPPGVAYRTVLKMETGTFPQVEGVYKPTNCQQCDNPPCVKAANAVSPGAIAKRPDGIVTVDYAKFGRRAFEAAQKVCPYKALSFDEGRYWTDGTPALQAYETRPHVEYGRSWTRLEGALPIGAGRKCHFCLQRIEAGLLPACVSSCVGGAAYFGDASDKDGLAAELVGRDKPKRINEGMGTRPRVYYIGAAGRATISVPSTESCNACHGK, encoded by the coding sequence ATGCAGCGGGAACTGCTTCGGGCGCTGGGCAAGCCCGTGGAGCGGCGCAACTGGGTCATGGTTGTGGACACCCGCCGGTGCATCGGCTGCGATGCGTGCACGGTGGCGTGCATGGCTGAGAACGGCCTGCCGCCTGGGGTGGCGTACAGGACCGTCCTCAAGATGGAGACCGGTACCTTTCCCCAGGTGGAGGGAGTCTACAAGCCCACCAACTGCCAGCAATGCGACAATCCTCCCTGTGTGAAGGCCGCCAACGCGGTCAGCCCCGGTGCCATTGCCAAGCGGCCCGATGGGATTGTGACCGTGGACTACGCCAAGTTCGGCCGCAGGGCATTCGAGGCCGCCCAGAAGGTCTGCCCTTACAAGGCGCTCTCGTTCGATGAGGGCAGGTACTGGACCGACGGCACCCCGGCGCTCCAGGCCTACGAGACGCGACCTCACGTCGAGTACGGCCGCTCCTGGACCCGCCTGGAAGGGGCCCTGCCGATTGGCGCCGGGCGGAAGTGCCACTTCTGCCTGCAGCGGATCGAGGCCGGGCTGCTGCCGGCGTGCGTCTCGTCTTGCGTCGGCGGGGCGGCCTATTTCGGCGATGCGAGCGACAAGGATGGCCTGGCCGCCGAGTTAGTCGGGCGCGACAAGCCGAAGCGCATCAACGAAGGCATGGGCACTCGGCCACGGGTCTACTACATCGGTGCCGCTGGACGGGCGACGATCTCGGTTCCCAGCACCGAATCCTGCAACGCCTGCCACGGGAAATAG
- a CDS encoding cytochrome C — MGRPGGMKDGRGDSALERFSLAQRVEHFLLLISFNALVITGLPQKYSSVGWGERLIVLFGGIDQTRFIHRTFAVILIALGFYHLVVVVATRKRPVRRHDMNLSIRDIRDMLADVRLLSGRSEERPRFGRFDYRQKFEYWAVLWGTVIMAATGLIMWFPSTVTQWLPGVVVPAARVAHGGEALLAMLSVVLWHFYNAHFRPDVFPMDPAMFSGKITLERLRHEHPEEFDELQEIGALPEGRLPEPADSPPAPAGPGPA; from the coding sequence ATGGGGAGGCCGGGAGGTATGAAAGACGGCCGCGGGGATTCCGCGCTCGAACGCTTCTCCCTGGCGCAGCGCGTCGAGCACTTCCTGCTGCTCATCTCCTTCAATGCCCTGGTGATAACCGGGCTGCCGCAGAAGTACTCCAGCGTGGGGTGGGGCGAGCGGCTGATCGTGCTCTTCGGGGGTATTGACCAGACCCGGTTCATCCATCGGACATTCGCGGTCATATTGATTGCGCTGGGGTTCTACCACCTGGTTGTGGTCGTGGCCACGCGCAAGCGGCCTGTGCGCAGGCACGACATGAATCTGAGCATACGGGATATTCGGGATATGCTCGCCGACGTTCGGCTCCTGTCGGGCCGCAGCGAGGAGCGCCCGCGGTTCGGCCGGTTCGACTACAGGCAGAAGTTCGAATACTGGGCCGTGCTCTGGGGGACGGTGATCATGGCCGCCACCGGTCTGATCATGTGGTTCCCCTCAACCGTAACGCAGTGGCTGCCCGGTGTGGTTGTGCCTGCCGCCCGGGTCGCACACGGCGGAGAGGCCCTGTTGGCGATGCTGTCCGTCGTCCTGTGGCACTTCTACAATGCGCACTTCCGGCCGGACGTCTTCCCCATGGACCCGGCGATGTTTTCGGGCAAGATCACGCTTGAGCGGCTCCGGCACGAGCACCCCGAGGAGTTCGACGAGCTCCAGGAGATTGGGGCGCTGCCGGAAGGCCGCTTGCCTGAACCCGCGGACAGCCCGCCGGCGCCCGCTGGCCCCGGCCCCGCCTGA